In Mycobacterium sp. JS623, one genomic interval encodes:
- a CDS encoding DoxX family protein yields MTSQPDPRTWQRPASASLVDPEDDLPTSNYAGDFETTAIPRYDAAKSAEQPFGLISDPEPLPYVQPGGRHSLGPYGAEPMEIDSDVNDQARDRRGTQDFGLLLLRLAVGAVLIGHGLQKAFGLWGGPGFDGLHRELTDQGFKYADILTYVAAGGQLAAGVLLVLGLFTPVAAAGALAYSVTGLLAEAMMAHEEARLASFLTDGHEYKVIFACAAAAIILIGPGRYGLDAGRGWARRPFVGSFVALLLGIGAGVAVWVLLNGGNPLA; encoded by the coding sequence GTGACCAGTCAACCTGATCCACGCACCTGGCAGCGCCCGGCGTCTGCAAGCCTGGTCGACCCCGAGGACGATCTACCGACCTCGAACTACGCCGGTGACTTCGAGACCACCGCGATCCCACGGTACGACGCGGCCAAGTCGGCCGAGCAGCCATTCGGCCTGATCAGCGACCCCGAGCCGCTGCCCTACGTGCAGCCTGGCGGCAGACATTCACTCGGCCCCTACGGGGCAGAGCCCATGGAGATCGATTCAGACGTCAATGACCAAGCGCGTGATCGGCGCGGCACCCAGGACTTCGGACTGCTCCTACTGCGCCTCGCAGTTGGGGCGGTGCTCATCGGACACGGACTGCAGAAGGCTTTCGGTTTGTGGGGTGGCCCCGGATTCGACGGCTTGCACAGGGAACTGACCGACCAAGGGTTCAAGTACGCCGACATCCTGACCTACGTGGCGGCCGGCGGGCAGCTCGCGGCGGGCGTGCTTCTGGTGCTTGGCCTCTTTACTCCCGTCGCGGCGGCCGGCGCGCTCGCCTACTCGGTGACCGGCCTGCTCGCCGAGGCGATGATGGCCCACGAAGAGGCCAGGCTGGCGTCGTTCCTCACCGACGGCCACGAATACAAAGTGATCTTCGCTTGCGCGGCCGCCGCGATCATCCTGATTGGACCGGGACGGTACGGGCTGGACGCCGGCCGTGGCTGGGCACGTCGGCCGTTCGTGGGATCCTTCGTTGCGCTCCTGCTGGGCATTGGCGCGGGCGTCGCAGTATGGGTGCTGCTCAACGGCGGCAACCCACTGGCCTAG
- a CDS encoding PH domain-containing protein has product MAHFAVGFLALGMLAVVFAGPSRFALLLIIPLGLSAFIVRYRTVADRDAVTVRTFLASQTAAWDDIAGLRFGKGSWAYAQLKDGSDLRLPAVTFSSLPLLTEASGGRVPNPYG; this is encoded by the coding sequence ATGGCACATTTTGCCGTCGGTTTCTTAGCGCTCGGCATGTTGGCTGTTGTGTTCGCCGGACCGTCGCGGTTCGCGCTGCTGCTCATCATTCCGCTCGGGCTGTCGGCGTTCATCGTCCGCTACCGCACGGTCGCCGACCGCGACGCCGTCACTGTGCGCACGTTCCTGGCCAGCCAAACCGCCGCGTGGGACGACATCGCCGGCCTGCGTTTCGGCAAGGGTTCGTGGGCATACGCCCAGCTCAAGGACGGCAGCGACCTGCGACTGCCTGCGGTGACGTTCTCGTCGCTGCCCCTGCTGACCGAGGCCAGCGGAGGTCGAGTGCCCAACCCGTACGGCTAG
- a CDS encoding acetolactate synthase large subunit has product MSAPTTRPPEQTNGGQPVPAAAKPTPKNGTAQPKRVAPHQLTGAQAVIRSLEELDVDVIFGIPGGAVLPVYDPLFDSQKLRHVLVRHEQGAGHAASGYAHATGKVGVCMATSGPGATNLVTPLADAHMDSIPMVAITGQVGRGLIGTDAFQEADISGITMPITKHNFLVRDGDDIPRAIAEAFHIASSGRPGPVLVDIPKDVLQGQCTFSWPPQIDLPGYKPNTKPHNRQVREAAKLIAAARKPVLYVGGGVIRGEATEQLLDLAELTGIPVVTTLMARGAFPDSHPQHMGMPGMHGTVSAVAALQRSDLLIALGTRFDDRVTGKLDSFAPEAKVIHADIDPAEIGKNRHADVPIVGDVKAVITDLIEALRKDGTIGSIKIDNWWEYLRGVQSTYPLSYGPQSDGSLSPEYVIETLGKMAGPDAVYVAGVGQHQMWAAQFIKYENPKTWLNSGGLGTMGFAVPAAMGAKFGRPEAEVWAIDGDGCFQMTNQELATCAVEGAPIKVAIINNGNLGMVRQWQTLFYAERYSQTDLATHSHRIPDFVMLAEAMGCVGLRCERAEDVEDVIRQAREINDRPVVIDFIVGADAQVWPMVAAGTSNDEIQAAKGIRPLFDDPEEGHA; this is encoded by the coding sequence GTGAGCGCACCAACCACGCGACCGCCGGAGCAGACGAATGGGGGTCAGCCCGTGCCTGCTGCCGCTAAGCCGACGCCGAAGAACGGCACCGCGCAACCGAAACGCGTTGCGCCGCACCAACTCACCGGTGCGCAGGCCGTAATCCGATCACTCGAGGAACTCGACGTCGACGTCATCTTCGGCATTCCCGGCGGCGCTGTGTTGCCGGTCTATGACCCGCTTTTCGACTCGCAGAAGCTGCGGCACGTGTTGGTCCGCCACGAGCAGGGTGCAGGACATGCCGCCAGCGGCTATGCACACGCCACCGGCAAGGTCGGCGTGTGCATGGCGACATCGGGTCCCGGCGCCACCAACTTGGTCACTCCGCTGGCCGATGCGCACATGGACTCGATCCCGATGGTGGCGATCACCGGTCAGGTCGGTCGCGGACTGATCGGCACCGACGCCTTCCAGGAGGCCGACATCTCCGGCATCACCATGCCGATCACCAAGCACAACTTCCTGGTCCGCGACGGCGACGACATCCCGCGGGCGATCGCCGAGGCATTCCATATCGCTTCGTCGGGTCGTCCCGGTCCGGTGCTCGTCGACATCCCGAAGGATGTGCTGCAGGGCCAATGCACGTTCAGCTGGCCGCCGCAGATCGATCTGCCCGGCTACAAGCCGAACACCAAGCCGCACAACCGACAGGTCCGCGAGGCCGCCAAGCTGATCGCGGCGGCCCGCAAGCCGGTGCTCTATGTCGGCGGCGGGGTGATCCGCGGCGAGGCCACCGAGCAACTGCTGGATTTGGCCGAGCTGACCGGCATCCCTGTGGTCACCACGCTGATGGCGCGCGGCGCGTTTCCCGACAGCCACCCGCAGCACATGGGCATGCCGGGCATGCACGGCACCGTGTCGGCGGTCGCGGCGTTGCAGCGCAGCGATCTGCTGATCGCGCTCGGCACCCGTTTCGACGACCGCGTGACGGGCAAGCTGGATTCCTTTGCGCCAGAAGCCAAAGTCATCCACGCCGACATCGACCCCGCCGAGATCGGCAAGAACCGGCACGCCGACGTCCCGATCGTCGGCGACGTCAAGGCCGTCATCACCGATCTGATCGAGGCGCTGCGCAAGGACGGCACCATCGGCTCGATCAAGATCGACAACTGGTGGGAATACCTGCGCGGCGTTCAGTCGACGTACCCGCTGAGCTACGGGCCGCAGAGCGACGGCAGCCTGTCGCCGGAGTACGTCATCGAAACGCTTGGCAAGATGGCCGGACCCGACGCCGTGTACGTCGCAGGCGTTGGGCAGCACCAGATGTGGGCCGCGCAGTTCATCAAATACGAGAACCCGAAGACGTGGCTGAATTCCGGCGGTCTTGGCACCATGGGCTTCGCCGTTCCCGCGGCGATGGGCGCCAAGTTCGGCCGCCCGGAGGCCGAGGTGTGGGCCATCGACGGCGACGGCTGCTTCCAGATGACCAACCAGGAACTGGCCACGTGTGCGGTCGAGGGCGCACCGATCAAGGTGGCCATCATCAACAACGGCAACCTTGGCATGGTGCGGCAGTGGCAGACGCTGTTCTACGCAGAGCGGTACAGCCAAACGGATCTGGCCACGCACTCGCACCGCATCCCGGATTTCGTGATGCTGGCCGAGGCGATGGGCTGTGTCGGATTGCGTTGTGAGCGCGCAGAAGACGTCGAGGACGTCATCAGGCAGGCGCGTGAGATCAACGACCGGCCGGTCGTAATCGACTTCATCGTCGGCGCCGACGCCCAGGTGTGGCCGATGGTGGCCGCAGGCACCAGCAATGACGAGATCCAGGCCGCGAAGGGCATCCGCCCGCTGTTTGACGATCCCGAAGAAGGGCACGCCTGA
- the ilvN gene encoding acetolactate synthase small subunit yields the protein MTVNTHTLSVLVEDKPGVLARVASLFSRRGFNIQSLAVGATEQKDMSRMTIVVSVEDSPLEQITKQLNKLINVIKIVEQEPDNSVDRELALIKVRADAATRSQVIEAVNLFRAKVVDVSTESLIIETTGTPEKLEALLRVLEPYGIRELVQSGVVSLSRGPRGIGTVK from the coding sequence ATGACTGTTAACACGCACACGCTGTCCGTGCTCGTCGAGGACAAGCCCGGCGTGCTCGCCAGGGTCGCGTCGCTGTTCTCGCGACGCGGCTTCAATATCCAGTCGCTGGCTGTTGGTGCGACCGAGCAGAAGGACATGTCGCGGATGACGATCGTCGTCAGCGTCGAGGACTCACCGCTCGAGCAGATCACCAAGCAACTGAACAAGCTCATCAACGTGATCAAGATCGTCGAGCAGGAGCCCGATAACTCGGTCGACCGTGAGCTCGCCTTGATCAAGGTGCGCGCCGATGCCGCCACCCGCAGTCAGGTCATCGAGGCAGTGAATCTTTTCCGCGCCAAAGTCGTTGATGTGTCTACGGAGTCGTTGATCATCGAGACGACCGGCACTCCCGAGAAGCTGGAGGCGCTGCTGCGAGTGCTGGAACCGTACGGCATTCGTGAGCTCGTGCAGTCCGGTGTGGTTTCGCTGTCGCGCGGTCCGCGCGGCATCGGCACCGTCAAGTAA
- the ilvC gene encoding ketol-acid reductoisomerase, with product MFYDDDADLSIIQGRKVGVIGYGSQGHAHSLSLRDSGVQVKVGLKEGSKSRDKVTEQGLEVDTPAEVAKWADVIMLLAPDTAQAEIFKNDIEPNLEDGNALFFGHGLNIHFDLIKPPANVTIGMVAPKGPGHLVRRQFVDGKGVPCLIAVDQDPKGEGEALALSYAKGIGGTRAGVIKTTFKDETETDLFGEQAVLCGGTEELVKTGFDVMVEAGYAPELAYFEVLHELKLIVDLMYEGGIARMNYSVSDTAEFGGYLSGPRVIDAGTKERMKQLLTEIQDGTFVKRLVANVEGGNKELEGLRKQNAEHPIEVTGKKLRELMSWVDRPLTDTA from the coding sequence ATGTTCTATGACGACGACGCGGACCTGTCGATCATTCAGGGACGCAAGGTCGGCGTCATCGGCTACGGCAGCCAGGGCCATGCGCATTCGCTTTCGCTGCGCGACTCCGGCGTGCAGGTGAAGGTCGGACTCAAGGAAGGCTCCAAGTCGCGGGACAAGGTCACCGAGCAGGGCCTCGAGGTGGACACGCCCGCCGAGGTCGCCAAGTGGGCCGATGTGATCATGCTGCTGGCGCCCGATACTGCGCAGGCCGAGATCTTCAAGAACGACATCGAACCGAACCTCGAAGATGGCAATGCGCTGTTCTTCGGCCACGGTCTGAACATCCACTTCGATCTGATCAAGCCGCCTGCCAACGTCACCATCGGTATGGTCGCGCCGAAGGGCCCGGGCCACCTGGTGCGTCGTCAGTTCGTCGACGGCAAGGGCGTGCCCTGCCTGATCGCGGTCGACCAGGACCCCAAGGGCGAGGGCGAGGCGCTCGCGCTGTCTTACGCCAAGGGCATCGGCGGCACCCGCGCCGGCGTCATCAAGACCACGTTCAAGGACGAGACCGAGACCGATCTGTTCGGGGAGCAGGCCGTGTTGTGCGGTGGCACTGAGGAACTCGTGAAGACCGGCTTCGACGTGATGGTGGAGGCGGGCTATGCGCCCGAGCTGGCCTACTTCGAGGTGCTGCACGAGCTCAAGCTGATCGTCGATCTGATGTACGAGGGTGGCATCGCGCGGATGAACTACTCGGTGTCCGACACTGCGGAGTTCGGCGGCTACCTGTCCGGTCCGCGTGTGATCGACGCCGGGACCAAGGAGCGGATGAAGCAGCTGCTGACCGAGATTCAGGACGGCACTTTCGTCAAGCGTCTCGTGGCGAACGTCGAGGGCGGCAACAAGGAACTCGAGGGGCTGCGCAAGCAGAACGCCGAGCATCCGATCGAGGTGACCGGTAAGAAGCTGCGTGAGCTGATGAGCTGGGTCGACCGCCCGCTGACGGATACGGCCTAG
- the wrbA gene encoding NAD(P)H:quinone oxidoreductase translates to MTKLAVIYYSATGHGTTMARRIAAAAEAAGAEVRIRPVAETRDPASFAQNPAWTANYEATKDLPHATGDDIVWADAVIFGSPTRFGSVASQMRNFLDSLGGLWSEGKLADKVYAGFTSTNTAHGGQETTLLTLYVTLMHFGGIIVPPGYTDALKFVDGNPYGASLTAGHDNISEFDDATNNALDHLAKRVVAVADRLTS, encoded by the coding sequence ATGACCAAACTCGCGGTGATCTACTACTCCGCCACCGGGCACGGCACCACGATGGCGCGACGCATCGCTGCGGCCGCGGAGGCTGCGGGCGCTGAAGTGCGCATTCGTCCTGTCGCCGAAACACGTGACCCTGCGTCGTTCGCGCAGAATCCCGCGTGGACGGCGAACTACGAAGCCACCAAAGACCTTCCACACGCGACCGGTGACGACATCGTCTGGGCCGACGCGGTGATCTTTGGGTCGCCGACCCGATTCGGTTCGGTCGCTTCGCAGATGCGCAATTTTCTCGACTCGCTTGGCGGCCTGTGGTCTGAGGGCAAGCTGGCCGACAAGGTATATGCGGGCTTTACGTCGACCAACACCGCGCACGGCGGCCAGGAGACCACACTGCTCACGCTGTACGTCACGCTGATGCACTTCGGCGGCATCATCGTGCCGCCGGGGTACACCGACGCGCTGAAGTTCGTCGACGGAAACCCGTACGGCGCGAGCCTCACCGCGGGGCACGACAACATCAGCGAGTTCGACGACGCGACGAACAACGCGCTCGACCATTTGGCCAAGCGCGTTGTCGCAGTCGCAGACCGACTTACTTCTTAG
- a CDS encoding phytoene desaturase family protein yields the protein MDVTVVGSGPNGLAAAVICARAGLSVQVFEEQPTVGGGARTLADPEFSGVSHDICSAVHPLALASPFLAEFDLPARGVRVTAPEVSYANPLPGRPAAVGYHDLDRTSAELIDGQSWRRLLGPLVERDGAVLKLLLGDKRSIPTTDLIAAVAVARRLVEQGTPAWRVLSGVDARALFTGVAAHTISQMPSLVSAGAGLMLAVLAHTVGWPIPTGGSQAIPDALIADLQAHGGTVIPGTKITEPPSGVVLYDTAPTALLSVYGDRLPSKYAKALQRYRFGPGVAKVDFVLSGEIPWADPRLADAPTLHMGGTREQMAHAEAEAAAGRHPEWPMVLAALPHLVDPGRIDSAGRRPLWTYAHVPSGSTVDQSETVTRVFERFAPGFRDVVVAVRSVPAARLADHNANLVGGDIGVGGNTLFHALAGPTPRLNPWSTPIPKAYLCSSATPPGGGVHGMAGYYAARTVLRREFGIKTLPKLSP from the coding sequence GTGGACGTCACTGTTGTCGGTAGTGGACCCAACGGCTTGGCAGCCGCTGTGATCTGCGCCAGGGCCGGTCTTTCGGTGCAGGTCTTCGAGGAGCAGCCCACCGTCGGCGGCGGCGCGCGCACGCTGGCTGACCCGGAGTTTTCCGGGGTGTCGCACGACATCTGTTCGGCCGTTCATCCGCTGGCGCTGGCATCGCCGTTCCTGGCCGAGTTCGATCTGCCCGCCCGCGGGGTGAGGGTGACGGCACCGGAGGTGTCCTACGCCAACCCGCTGCCGGGACGACCCGCGGCCGTCGGATATCACGACTTGGACCGCACCAGCGCGGAGCTGATCGACGGACAGTCGTGGCGTCGTCTGCTGGGCCCGCTTGTCGAGCGTGACGGGGCGGTGCTCAAGCTGCTGCTTGGCGACAAACGCTCGATTCCGACCACCGACCTGATCGCGGCGGTCGCGGTGGCGCGTCGACTCGTCGAGCAGGGCACGCCGGCCTGGCGGGTGTTGTCGGGGGTGGATGCCCGCGCGCTGTTCACCGGTGTTGCGGCGCATACGATTTCGCAGATGCCGTCGCTGGTGTCCGCGGGTGCAGGGCTGATGCTCGCCGTTCTGGCGCATACCGTCGGCTGGCCGATACCGACAGGCGGCAGTCAAGCCATCCCCGACGCGCTCATCGCCGACCTGCAGGCCCACGGCGGCACGGTGATACCGGGAACGAAGATCACCGAACCCCCTTCGGGCGTGGTGCTTTACGACACCGCGCCTACCGCCCTGTTATCCGTTTACGGCGACCGATTGCCATCGAAGTATGCAAAGGCCTTGCAGCGCTACCGTTTCGGACCTGGTGTGGCGAAGGTTGATTTCGTGCTGTCGGGCGAGATCCCGTGGGCCGACCCGCGGCTGGCCGACGCGCCGACCCTGCACATGGGCGGCACCCGCGAGCAGATGGCGCACGCCGAGGCGGAAGCCGCAGCGGGCCGCCATCCGGAATGGCCGATGGTGCTGGCCGCGCTGCCGCATCTGGTCGATCCTGGCCGAATCGACAGTGCAGGCCGACGCCCGCTGTGGACATATGCGCATGTGCCTTCGGGGTCGACTGTCGACCAGAGCGAAACCGTCACAAGGGTTTTCGAGCGTTTTGCTCCCGGCTTCCGCGATGTCGTGGTGGCGGTCCGCTCGGTACCGGCGGCGCGGTTGGCCGATCACAACGCCAACCTCGTCGGCGGCGACATCGGGGTTGGCGGCAATACGCTGTTCCACGCGTTGGCAGGGCCGACGCCGCGGCTGAATCCGTGGAGCACGCCGATACCCAAGGCGTATCTGTGCTCATCGGCGACACCACCCGGGGGCGGCGTGCACGGCATGGCCGGGTACTACGCCGCGCGCACGGTGTTGCGTCGTGAATTCGGCATCAAGACGCTGCCTAAGCTGTCGCCATGA
- the serA gene encoding phosphoglycerate dehydrogenase: protein MSLPVVLIADKLAESTVAALGDQVEVRWVDGPDREKLLAAVPDADALLVRSATTVDAEVLTAGSKLKIVARAGVGLDNVDVDAATSRGVLVVNAPTSNIHSAAEHAVALMLAAAREIPAADASLREHTWKRSKFSGTEIFGKTVGVVGLGRIGQLVAQRLAAFGTHVVAYDPYVSAARAAQLGIELLTLDELLSRADFISVHLPKTPETAGLIGKEALAKTKPGVIIVNAARGGLVDEEALADAVRSGHVRAAGIDVFATEPTTDSPLFDLPQVVVTPHLGASTGEAQDRAGTDVAESVKLALAGEFVPDAVNVGGGVVGEEVAPWLDLVRKLGVLVGVLCSELPVSLSVQVRGELASEDVEVLRLSALRGLFSAVIEDPVTFVNAPALAAERGVEADISTATESPNHRSVVDVRAVYGDGSVANVAGTLSGPQQVEKIVQINGRNFDLRAEGVYLIVNYIDQPGTLGKIGTLLGTADINIHAAQLSEDAEGPGATILLRIDRDVPADVRAAITDAVGAKLLEVVDLS from the coding sequence GTGAGCCTTCCTGTTGTACTGATCGCCGACAAACTGGCTGAATCGACCGTCGCCGCACTTGGTGACCAGGTAGAGGTCCGCTGGGTCGACGGCCCGGACCGAGAGAAGCTGCTGGCCGCCGTGCCGGACGCCGACGCGCTGTTGGTGCGTTCCGCGACTACCGTCGACGCCGAGGTGTTGACCGCCGGGTCCAAGCTCAAGATCGTCGCCCGCGCCGGCGTGGGGCTGGACAACGTCGACGTCGACGCCGCGACCTCCCGTGGCGTGCTGGTGGTCAATGCACCGACGTCGAACATCCATAGCGCCGCCGAGCATGCGGTGGCATTGATGCTTGCTGCCGCCAGGGAGATTCCGGCGGCCGACGCGTCGCTACGCGAGCACACCTGGAAGCGCTCGAAGTTCTCCGGCACCGAGATATTCGGCAAGACGGTCGGCGTCGTGGGACTCGGCCGCATCGGCCAGCTGGTGGCACAGCGTCTGGCGGCGTTCGGCACGCACGTCGTCGCATACGACCCATACGTGTCGGCGGCGCGCGCCGCGCAACTCGGCATCGAGCTGCTGACGCTTGACGAGCTGCTGAGCCGCGCCGACTTCATCTCCGTGCACCTGCCGAAGACCCCGGAAACCGCGGGGCTGATCGGCAAGGAGGCGCTGGCCAAGACGAAGCCTGGCGTGATCATCGTCAATGCTGCTCGCGGCGGGCTGGTCGACGAGGAGGCGCTGGCGGACGCCGTGCGTTCAGGACACGTGCGCGCCGCAGGCATCGACGTGTTCGCCACCGAGCCGACGACCGACAGCCCGCTGTTTGACCTGCCCCAGGTTGTCGTCACGCCGCACCTCGGCGCATCGACGGGTGAGGCGCAGGACCGGGCCGGCACCGACGTCGCCGAGAGCGTGAAGCTCGCGCTCGCCGGTGAATTCGTGCCTGACGCCGTCAACGTCGGTGGCGGGGTCGTCGGTGAGGAAGTGGCGCCGTGGCTCGACCTGGTCCGGAAGCTCGGCGTCCTCGTCGGTGTGCTGTGCAGCGAGCTGCCGGTGTCGTTGTCGGTGCAAGTGCGCGGCGAACTGGCTTCGGAAGACGTTGAGGTGCTGAGACTTTCGGCGTTGCGAGGACTGTTCTCCGCCGTCATCGAAGATCCGGTGACGTTCGTCAACGCGCCCGCGTTGGCCGCCGAGCGTGGCGTCGAGGCCGACATCAGCACGGCCACCGAAAGTCCCAACCACCGCAGCGTTGTCGATGTGCGTGCGGTTTACGGCGACGGGTCGGTGGCCAACGTCGCCGGCACGCTGTCGGGACCGCAGCAAGTCGAGAAGATCGTCCAGATCAACGGTCGTAACTTCGATCTGCGGGCCGAGGGCGTCTATCTGATCGTCAACTACATCGATCAGCCCGGCACGCTCGGCAAGATCGGCACGCTGCTCGGCACCGCCGACATCAACATCCATGCGGCGCAACTCAGCGAGGACGCCGAGGGGCCGGGCGCGACGATCCTGCTGCGGATCGACCGCGACGTGCCCGCCGATGTCCGCGCCGCAATCACTGACGCCGTCGGCGCCAAACTCCTGGAAGTGGTCGATCTGTCGTGA
- a CDS encoding 3-isopropylmalate dehydrogenase produces the protein MKLAIIAGDGIGPEVVSEALKVLDAVVPGVEKTEYDLGARRYHATGELLTEATIEELRGHDAILLGAIGDPSVPSGVLERGLLLKLRFALDHHVNLRPGRLYPGVSSPLSGVTGIDFVVVREGTEGPYTGNGGVLRAGTPQEVATEVSVNTAYGVERVVRDAFTRAQSRRKHLTLVHKTNVLTFAGGLWSRIFAEVGKDFPDVEVAYQHIDAVTIHMVTDPGRFDVIVTDNLFGDIITDLAAVVCGGIGLAASGNIDATRTNPSMFEPVHGSAPDIAGQGVADPTAAIMSVALLLSHVGEHDAAARVDKAVEQHLATRGDAKLTTAQIGERIAASL, from the coding sequence GTGAAATTGGCGATCATTGCCGGCGACGGCATCGGCCCCGAGGTCGTCAGCGAGGCCCTCAAGGTGCTCGACGCAGTCGTCCCCGGCGTCGAGAAGACCGAGTACGACCTGGGCGCACGGCGCTACCACGCCACCGGCGAACTGCTCACCGAAGCCACTATCGAAGAGTTGCGCGGTCACGACGCGATCCTGCTCGGTGCCATCGGCGACCCGTCAGTACCCAGCGGGGTGCTGGAACGCGGCCTGCTACTGAAGTTGCGCTTCGCGCTGGACCACCACGTCAACCTGCGGCCGGGCCGGCTGTATCCCGGTGTCAGCAGCCCGCTTTCGGGGGTGACTGGCATCGACTTCGTCGTCGTCCGCGAGGGCACCGAGGGCCCCTACACCGGCAACGGCGGCGTGCTGCGGGCCGGAACTCCGCAGGAGGTGGCGACCGAGGTCAGCGTCAACACCGCCTACGGCGTCGAGCGTGTTGTCCGTGACGCCTTCACCCGAGCGCAAAGCCGTCGCAAGCATCTGACCCTGGTGCACAAGACGAATGTGCTGACGTTCGCGGGCGGTCTATGGTCGCGCATCTTCGCCGAAGTCGGCAAGGATTTCCCGGACGTGGAAGTCGCATACCAACACATCGACGCGGTGACCATTCACATGGTCACCGATCCGGGCCGGTTCGACGTGATCGTCACCGACAACCTGTTCGGCGACATCATCACCGACCTCGCCGCGGTGGTGTGCGGTGGCATAGGACTGGCCGCGAGCGGCAATATCGACGCGACGCGGACGAATCCGTCGATGTTCGAACCGGTGCACGGCAGCGCGCCGGACATCGCGGGTCAGGGCGTCGCAGATCCAACCGCGGCGATCATGTCGGTGGCGCTGCTGCTTTCGCACGTCGGTGAACACGACGCCGCGGCCCGCGTCGACAAGGCCGTCGAGCAGCATCTCGCCACCCGCGGCGACGCAAAGCTGACCACAGCGCAGATCGGCGAGCGGATCGCGGCGAGCCTTTAG
- a CDS encoding phospholipase C, which produces MRPSRKLVVIAMVLALVSASCASGASNANTATPIHHLVVIFQENVSFDHYFGTYPHAANIDGQPFTAQQGTPPVDGLTPKLMTDNPNKGAPMRLGGPAQQVTCDQDHEYTAEQKAFHGGAMDQFIENTEISDCKPPVFKVPGMVMAYYDGNSVTALWNFAQHYAMSDNSYDTTFGPSTPGHLSLISGQTHGVTKEFMPSGAKFPAGEVVENAGNGQGTVIGDAQPFGDDCSSRDQVQLSADNKNIGDLLNAKNVTWGYFQGGFKPTSTKPDGTAVCGASHNVGAVLGGTGKSGPMSLGAKDDYIPHHEPFQYYPSTANPHHLPPGSVDKVGQTDSANHQYDLSDLWAAADAGHLPAVSFLKAAGYQDGHPEYSDPLDEQQFLVETVNHLQKLPEWKDMAIVIAYDDSDGWYDHKPSPTVSSSASSADALSRPGTCGTNGGAAKYQGRCGYGPRLPLLVISPYAKPDFVDHTQTDQTSILRFIEDNWGTGRVGDDSFDARAGVLDNMFDFSGHAQPPLVLNPKTGNPA; this is translated from the coding sequence ATGAGGCCCAGTCGAAAGTTGGTCGTGATCGCGATGGTGCTTGCCTTGGTTTCGGCATCGTGTGCGAGTGGGGCGTCGAATGCGAACACCGCGACGCCGATTCACCACTTGGTGGTGATCTTTCAGGAGAACGTATCGTTCGACCACTACTTCGGCACCTATCCTCACGCCGCCAACATCGACGGTCAGCCCTTCACCGCACAACAGGGAACCCCGCCGGTCGATGGGCTGACGCCGAAGTTGATGACGGACAACCCCAACAAAGGGGCACCGATGCGCCTGGGCGGCCCCGCCCAACAGGTCACGTGCGACCAGGACCACGAATACACCGCCGAACAAAAGGCTTTCCACGGCGGAGCGATGGATCAGTTCATCGAGAACACCGAGATCTCCGACTGCAAGCCGCCGGTGTTCAAGGTGCCGGGCATGGTGATGGCCTACTACGACGGCAATTCAGTGACCGCGCTGTGGAACTTCGCACAGCACTACGCGATGAGTGACAATTCCTACGACACCACGTTTGGTCCGTCGACACCGGGCCATCTCAGCCTGATCTCAGGTCAAACCCATGGTGTGACAAAGGAATTCATGCCGAGCGGGGCGAAATTCCCGGCAGGTGAGGTTGTCGAGAACGCTGGCAACGGCCAGGGCACCGTGATCGGTGACGCGCAGCCGTTCGGCGATGACTGTTCGAGTCGCGATCAAGTGCAGCTCAGCGCGGACAATAAGAACATCGGCGACCTCCTCAACGCCAAGAACGTGACCTGGGGCTACTTTCAGGGCGGGTTCAAGCCGACGTCGACCAAGCCGGACGGCACGGCGGTCTGCGGGGCGAGCCACAACGTGGGCGCCGTGCTCGGTGGCACAGGCAAATCCGGCCCGATGTCGCTCGGCGCGAAGGACGACTACATCCCTCACCACGAACCGTTCCAGTACTACCCATCGACGGCGAACCCCCATCACCTGCCGCCCGGCTCGGTCGACAAGGTAGGCCAAACCGATTCGGCCAACCACCAATACGACCTCTCCGACCTCTGGGCCGCCGCCGACGCCGGCCATCTTCCCGCGGTGAGCTTCCTGAAGGCCGCGGGCTACCAGGACGGGCACCCTGAGTACTCCGATCCGCTCGACGAGCAACAGTTTCTGGTCGAGACCGTCAACCATCTGCAGAAGCTGCCCGAGTGGAAAGACATGGCAATCGTCATTGCCTACGACGATTCCGACGGCTGGTACGACCACAAACCATCGCCGACGGTATCCAGTTCCGCGTCATCCGCCGACGCGCTGTCGAGACCGGGGACCTGTGGCACCAACGGTGGCGCCGCGAAGTACCAGGGCCGCTGCGGTTATGGACCCAGGCTGCCGTTGCTGGTCATCTCGCCCTATGCGAAGCCGGACTTCGTCGATCACACCCAGACGGATCAGACTTCGATTCTGCGGTTCATCGAGGACAACTGGGGCACCGGCCGCGTCGGCGACGATTCGTTCGACGCCCGAGCCGGCGTGCTCGACAACATGTTCGACTTCAGCGGGCACGCCCAGCCGCCGTTGGTGCTCAATCCGAAGACCGGCAATCCGGCGTAG